In the Maniola hyperantus chromosome 13, iAphHyp1.2, whole genome shotgun sequence genome, ATCCATTCTGTTATTTATTTACCGATATGGTCAATAGGCCGACCTCTGACGAAATCCGGATATTATACTTGGACGTACTAGACAGACATGTTCACTCTTATCTTGCATATTTTGCAATCATCGGATGCCTTTTCTCACTTAGAATACcagcaataataaattatgcacGTAAAtggtaaatatattttatagccatataatccatactccatacttaatattataaatgcgaaagtgagtctttctgtctgtctgctagccgtcagcttttcacggcccaacagtttcgtcgattttgatgaaaggtacagagctAACTTACACCCCGGgtaaggacatatgctacttttatcccggaaatttttGTTTATGACTGACTCTTCATCTTCTTTGATGATTATTagaataagtattataataattaacagaTTAATAAAATTTTCCTTTAGTCAATAGTCATCTGTTTACATTCTGCAAAATTCCGCTAATAAATACTTAACTATTGATTAATTCtagatacatacctattacctacacaGTATATACACGTCCACTAGTTACTaactaaacataatatatttatcatCTGATCTATTCAAaacaagtaattaaaaaaaaatcaaaaacccTTTTTTTGCATTTGCACTGCATTTTTTTCGGCCCGCGCATTAAAATGCATAAAATCCGCTAttatgattttttaagaattttatgtgatgatgcagccaaAGATGGAGTGCGACTGCCTAGGCGAGGCCTAATCACTCTTACCTTGAaggtatctaaataatatatggtgagtgactgactgactgatctatcaacgcacagctcaaactactggataaaTACTCAAAGCTcaaaggatcgggctgaaatttggcatgcagatagctattatgacgtaggcatccgctaagaaaggatttttgaaaattcaagccctaagggggtgaaataggggtttgcaatttgtgtagtccacgcggacgaagtcacgagcatatgctagtttgaggggaaaactgatgctggaggGCAGGGCGTTCCTAAACGATACGTACGTAACGTGAAGATAACCTGCCGATctactttttataaaaactggtcaagtgcgagtcagactcgcgcagcaAGGGTGAATTACTACAACCGTATTTTTCCTTAGATGGATTCCCAATGAGTCACACTGGATCGTGTTACAGTGTTACTCGTTGGGAGCTCATCGAAATTTttctcccatcgagtcacaaTGTTACTGGTTGCAACTTTTTATCCATtgtaattcccaacgagtcacatgtTACTCTGGGTGTGACTCATTgggaatatttattttaatttagcgacattttgtacgataaatcaaaaactgttatgcataaaactaaataaaaaactgttttacaatgtacaggtaaagctctttcatgtgataccccacttggtatagttatttttataaaaaaaaaaattacttgttcatgaacacattttaatttttttgtgatgtaaccacaaattcacgattttcggatattttcctttaccataagatctacctgcctaCCGGTACTTCCCGATGGGCTTTCTCCTCATTTTCTCTCtggttctcctcatttctgattcctCATGAAATAACCTGAAATGTGTTTATTTCCAGCATGCGTGTCTGTGTGGTCGGAGCGGGTGCGGCCGGCCTCTGCGCTGCGCGGCACCTCATCGCGGAGCCCTGCGTCACGGCGGTGGACGTGCTGGAGCAGTCGGGCCAGCTGGGCGGCACCTGGGTGTACACGGAGAACGTGGGCTACGACGACTTCGGCCTGCCCATACACACCAGCATGTACAAGAGCCTCAGGTAACATTGGTTAAAAttttacgtcaaagtaaaaagtgtatttttttaatatttacttttaaacttctatttaagagtgtctggcagggggttgctacgactaaattaaatcaattaaattaagatgggttcccaacgagttacacccaatcgtgtaacagtgtgactcgttgggaatccatcttttaaaaaattccatCGAGTCACACCTAAGCTATAGTATAACTCGTTGGgaattacaatttataaaaaagttgcaactagtaacagtgtgactcgatgggaaaaagCAATAAGTTCGCACTCCCCAACGCGTCACAGTGTGACACGATAGGGTGATGATGTGATGATAAGATGTACTATtcagaagaaaatatttaaaaaaacttaagtaagtttgtacactttttactttgacgtacgattttttacacctttgttaggtacctgttatctcccgaagccaccatgatcaaaacTTCATACTTAGACGCTGATCGCTCTTCCCTGTattgaggacaatacgcagagaaactttcagcttttataaaataacgaaagtctggcccGCGCGGGCTCTTAGTCTATAATTAACTGTGTTAGGTAGCGAGCAATTCAAGTTCGTAAATTTGCATTGACACAAAgtacattataaattataataaacctaCATCgcttttttataaaaaccaCCATTTCGATTAAATTAACGAAAACTTACGCTCGCTTCGCTTGTTGAGCAAGCGAATATATCATAATCATCTTCatgatattaaataataaatttatataatagATATGGTATTCTATAGGCACATGTTAAGCCTTGATATACATAATTGACACATAGTAGGTAACTAGTATGCTACACGTGATCTAACGGATGCATATTATAAATTAAGTGGAAATTATATGAATGATTGACTGAAGTGAGTGATCAGCACCGATAGTAATTTGTTGATTAAGTCATTTATTTACTATCACGATGCAACTTTGTCCAAATGTCAATGACAATTAACccttgaaaaaaaaccggccaagtgcgaatcagactcgcgcaccgagggttcggtattgcagtcgtattttttcgacattttttacgataaatcaaaaactattagatatgtatcaaaataaataaaaatctgttttaaaagccctttcatatgataccccacttggtatagatagttatctaacttttaaaattgaaagtactaataatttgttaaatgaacccattttaattttttttctgtagtgtaaccacaaattcattgttttcggatttattcctttacctatgCTATAAGTCTAagtcaaccggaagtaccctataggttttcgtgacagacacgacagacagacggacagacagatagacaacgaagtgatccaataagggttcctttttccttttgaggtacggaaccctaataacagaaaaaacaaaaaataagtttttacttattattaaaacttaaaattatcataatacCATAATACCTATCATAAAGCTTATAAATGAGGTAAGTttctagttacctacttaacttaAAGTAACTTGATTTATCATCGCCCCATGAAATACCGAAGTAATCTCGTACGATATCGATGATCTTTCACATCGTTACAAAATTAGGGCAGATATTTTAATTAGGCAGTTGGTAGGATCTAATTTCTGTACTTTATATCAAATACCGATACTTCGTAAGTACAAATTAatagtatacagggtgtaactagcaaaaataacgctagcaaaaacttagcgctattgttataatacttatttaaacacaatccaataccaataaacatttgcctcatttataaggaaaactaaaatattagaATATAGATTATCAAAATAATCCTAGAACAGAACAAGCATTTCTAGAATCAGCTTGATACTTGATAGACCGTTTTATGCCACTGATACCCTGTGACCCTATAGCGCGTGTCTTAGCGTAGAGTCAGCATAACACTTAGATATtactataaaaaccggccaagtgcgaatcaggctcgcgcaacgagagttccgtgctacagacgtattttttttacattttgcacgataattcaaaaactatgatgcatcgCAGCCCTTTTGACAACTTCTATCTCTataagtctataatataaaaccggccaagtgcgagtcaggctcgcgcattcaaggttccgtactacagtcgtattttttcgacattttgcacgataattcaaaaactatgatgctaaaaaataaataaaaatctgttttagaatgtacaggtgaagacctttcatatgataccccacttgatatagtaggtatcttacttcaaaaattgaaaatacacgaacgaattcacggttttcatattttccccctgatgtctgctataagacctacctaccagtggcgtgcatagggtatcaagctagggtaggcattagtcagTTAGGTTACTTATTTAGAGGCTGTCATGATGAAATATGACCATtgagccatttcaactagggtaagcagagcTTTTAcacctctatgacctgcacgccactgctacctacctgccaaatttcatgattctgggtcaacgggaagtaccctgtaggtttcttgacagaccgacatacagacagacagacaacaaagtgatcctataacggttccgtttttccttttgaggtacggaaccctaaaaacctgcTATTGCTGTTACAATGTTGACTTTTCTATTTTGTTCCAGAACTAACCTCCCGAAGGAGATAATGGGGTTCCCAGACTTCCCGATCCCCGACAGCGAGAAGTCGTACCTCCCCGCCAGAGACATGCTCGCCTTCCTGCAACTGTACTCCGACAAGCACGGCGTTACGCGCCACATCAGAGTAAGAACATTAAACCTTTTCTAGGCATTGAATTAAAATTgccttgaaattttttttttttttaggaaattactgttttttttattattacaataaaacttaaagctagccttatctaattactatataaatcatgaccgcgtggaatggtgccaagaatactggctgtatttccgcgctggacagccaggctgatccgttgcgcaaaaaatgagccagcccttctgtcaggCCCAATCatggtgaaatgtctcgtaaaaaatttttagcactaagactccatggccccagggtctccacggcaaacggcacaaaaatgtaactctctataagagaggcatacttgcgccgcttgccgttttcagctgtttctgctgcggctcccggtcttgatgctgtcttcctgatatgacacggggccaatgtgtcaacgcaagttgcgtcccacattagcgcccgtccccgttcccagggaaccagcgtcaatccatcaggtctcttgccatcatcccgactaatccctgccggctcaatgagcgcaggaatatttatggtggcaagagctcttttaattgtatcgttaagagagccgcatctaaacagcctaccagagctcctttggcaagagagtccgtggattacaaatttatcaacctcttttccacacggacatctgtgctgatggcacagtggtgttcccaatctgagacctagagccacacgaaaactttcgttatctaaaagtgtgccgagataaATTGCATTTAACCAAAAAGTTTCCTTTTCAGTTCAACCAACACGTCCAACTGATAAAACCCAAACAAGGCCCAAACGGGGAGCTATGGGATGTCACATTCAAGGACCTCACCAGTGGACTGACCAACACCAAGGAGTACGAATACGTGTTCGTATGTAACGGCCACTACAATACGCCGTTCATACCCAATATACCAGGGCTGAAGGAATTTAAAGGTCAATTATACACATTACCcactgaatatttatttatcactagctgacccggcgaacttagTACCacctaacaattttttttaatttttctctccgtaagaaccatcctcgtacttcaaggaataccataaaaaaattattagcgaaatcggttcagctgttctcgagatttgcgatcaacaacacatttagtgatacatttttagggttccgtacctcaaaaggaaaaacggaacccttataggatcactttgttgtatgtctgtctgtctgtctgtcaagaaacctacagggtacttcccgttgacctagaatcatgaaatttggcaggtaggtagatcttatagctgacatttgggaaaaaatctgaaaaccgtgaatttagggttagatcacacaaaaaaaattaaattgtggtcatgaactaataattagtattttcaactttcgaagtgagtgactatatcaagtggggtatcatatgaaaggtcttcacctgtacattctaaaacaggtttttatttatttttatgcatcataatttttgaattatcgtgcaaaatgtcgaaaaaatacgactgtagtacggaaccctcattgcgcgagcctgactcgcacttggccggttttttatggaCAATCTATATAATTTTGTGTAATAAAACTATAGTAGGTAACATCAATtatgtgtaggtacttaatgtcaTGATAATTTTCTTCACCAGGTGATGTGATGCACAGTCACGACTACAGAGTGCCGGACATCTTCAGCAACAAACGCGTCCTGGTCGTGGGAGCCGGACCGTCTGGCATGGACATCGCTTACGAGATCACCAGCGTCACCAGGAAGGTAAATAATCACTTTcatcacatcatcacttcccatcaggtgtgatcgttgaatgagtgaattaaaaaaaaaaaatcttcctcTTAAAGTGCCTAACGTCAGTAGGTATGTCGGTCTGCAAACGAAGGCAAAgaccaaaaaaattttttcgtgTTTTGTAAAATGTTGTGTAACCGTGTAACTATGGTTCTGtaaaatgtataataatatacataatataataataatgtaatccTTGAATcgtgaaaaaaattaaaggttCTTTACAAAAATGTTAGTAAGCATCAAGTGTATGGgcaagaagttttttttttacaatttaagtTTTGGtttcatattaaaaatatttataataagtacaagGCGATAATGAGGAGCCCCTTTCCGAGAAATTGTAAAAAGTACTCTTACCAAAGTTCATCCCATAATCGTATTTGGATTGATAGATACTTCTACATTAGTTTCTCATACCCAGGTCATCCTCAGCCATCACCTCAAAGAGCAGCCGCGAACGGTGTTCCCGGACAATCTGGTGCAGAAGCCGGATGTTGACCGGCTGGAGGGCAACACAGCGATATTTCAAGATGGCAGCCAAGAAGAGGTCGATGTGGTCTTTCTTAGTACTGGTAAgtcttttacaaaaaatattaagccATATAATCATTGATTTCAATAAATTATGGCCAGTGTCATTCGAGATGATATAAATATTCTTAGAGGGATACCCCAATAGtattcaaatctgttcaggcatttagaagttatggtggaatacaGAAACCCACATACATACACCCTGAATACATTACtgctttttttgggcagtcgtgatAAGACTTCTTGCAAATTACTTCCGATACCAAcaatttcactaaaataaagattcatattattatatcttcGATCTTCTTCTAGGCTATATCTACAACTTCCCCTTCCTCCACCCGTCGTGTGACATCGTAGTAGATGACAACTGCGTGGAGCCTCTCTACAAGCACCTCGTCAACATCGCGCATCCCACCATGTGCTTCATTGGCGTGCCGTACTACGTGTGCGCTTACTCCATGTTTGATCTTCAGGTAAACGTTTATAAATGTAGAGCCTAATGAAATCTTAACAAAGGTGCTGTTGCCTAAACAAACCCAAAGCAAACGACTAATCTCACCAGTAATAACACTCGGGTTTGTTGATGCGTATGAACACTATGAGCGCAACACATAAGTATCCATAATATAACTACAAAGTAAGTCAAATACTACTGAAATACAGTATGCCAGGTAATTTAGTGCGTTtaggccaacaaggcgggaacattactgcttagagaaaggaggggtttttagtcggtaggagtccggcactatgtccatgaggattttcccctcctaagcgaaaaaaaaaaaaaattagtgcgCAAAAACTCAAACGCCGAAATGGAATTGTCACTAATAATTGGTAGGTATGACTTTTAGACATGAAACCACTTCAGCTGGCTTAGAAGAATAATTACTGTTAAGTATACAGACAATgatagtattatttttatttgtggcTCCCATTTCAATCCTCAGGAAACCCTGTGGAAATGCGTGAGCTTTTGAACTTACTAGGGtcaaatattataggtatttaatCATTAAGATTTCATCGTGATATACCCTGTGTATGTAGAATTAAATCTGattcttaatattttttgtcagGTACGATATTATGTACGATCAATGAATGGGACCTTCGAATTGCCAACCCGAGAAGAAATGACTGCGCATTTAGAGGAAGAGAAGAGGGACCGAGCAGCGCGAGGGTTCACCAAGCGTCAGACACATATGATGGGACCTGATCAGGTAACTGTGCTATTTAACTGCTTCTTTCTTCTGATTTCCTAGCGTTTCAAATTCTCAAGAGGAATTGACACCGTACTGGGAGGAATAGAAGACGGACCGAGGAACGCGAGGACTCACCAAGCGGCAGACACATATTATGATGGGGCGATCAGATAT is a window encoding:
- the Fmo-1 gene encoding senecionine N-oxygenase isoform X1 translates to MRVCVVGAGAAGLCAARHLIAEPCVTAVDVLEQSGQLGGTWVYTENVGYDDFGLPIHTSMYKSLRTNLPKEIMGFPDFPIPDSEKSYLPARDMLAFLQLYSDKHGVTRHIRFNQHVQLIKPKQGPNGELWDVTFKDLTSGLTNTKEYEYVFVCNGHYNTPFIPNIPGLKEFKGDVMHSHDYRVPDIFSNKRVLVVGAGPSGMDIAYEITSVTRKVILSHHLKEQPRTVFPDNLVQKPDVDRLEGNTAIFQDGSQEEVDVVFLSTGYIYNFPFLHPSCDIVVDDNCVEPLYKHLVNIAHPTMCFIGVPYYVCAYSMFDLQVRYYVRSMNGTFELPTREEMTAHLEEEKRDRAARGFTKRQTHMMGPDQEKYYASLATEASTDNLPSVITKIREESTIRFLHNLQSYRQDVYKIIDDHTYEIISNGTRKVLC
- the Fmo-1 gene encoding senecionine N-oxygenase isoform X2; amino-acid sequence: MRVCVVGAGAAGLCAARHLIAEPCVTAVDVLEQSGQLGGTWVYTENVGYDDFGLPIHTSMYKSLRTNLPKEIMGFPDFPIPDSEKSYLPARDMLAFLQLYSDKHGVTRHIRFNQHVQLIKPKQGPNGELWDVTFKDLTSGLTNTKEYEYVFVCNGHYNTPFIPNIPGLKEFKGDVMHSHDYRVPDIFSNKRVLVVGAGPSGMDIAYEITSVTRKVILSHHLKEQPRTVFPDNLVQKPDVDRLEGNTAIFQDGSQEEVDVVFLSTGYIYNFPFLHPSCDIVVDDNCVEPLYKHLVNIAHPTMCFIGVPYYVCAYSMFDLQVRYYVRSMNGTFELPTREEMTAHLEEEKRDRAARGFTKRQTHMMGPDQAGYYESLSSESGAAPLPAVFTAVHNDSSQRFLDHLASFRNDVYKLIDADNFVCYRA